The genomic window GGGTTTGCTCCTCGGGGGAGCGCTGGGCAACCTCACCGATCGCCTGTTCCGGGAGCCTTCTTTTGCCATGGGACACGTGGTGGACTTCATCCAGCTTCCCAACTTCGCCATTTTCAACATCGCAGACTCAGCCGTGGTGTCCGGCGTCGTGATCATCTGCCTCCTGACCCTTCGCGGCATTGGCATGGATGGGACGCGCCAGACACCGGCTCCCAAGGGTTCGGACCATGCCAAGCCAGCCAGCGGTAGCCAGGGGGAGCCTGCCGGTGAGTAGCTCCGTGGAAGTGCCCGATGACCTCGCGGGGGTACGGGCGGACGCAGGCCTGGCGAAATTGCTGGATATCTCCCGTTCCGCAGCAGCACTGTTGATCGCCGAAGGCAACGTGACTCTCGCCGGGGTGCCACTGGGCAAGTCGGCAAAGCTGGCCGCCGGGTCCGTGCTCGATGTCACCGTCCCGGACCGGCGGGACCCCTTGGAAGTGGTGGAGGAAGTTGTGGAAGGCCTGAAGATCCTTTTGGACGACGAGGAATTCGTTGTCATCGACAAGCCGGTGGGAGTTGCCGCCCATCCCTCACCCGGATGGGTGGGGCCCACCGTTGTGGGCGGCCTGGCTGGTGCCGGCTACAGGATCTCGACCTCGGGTGCGCCGGAGCGCGCAGGGATCGTCCACAGGCTCGACGTCGGTACGTCCGGCGTCATGGTGGTGGCCAAGACTGAACATGCTTACACGGTGCTGAAGCGTGCCTTCAAGGAGCGCACCGTGGAGAAGGTTTACCATGCCGTCGTGCAGGGGCTGCCGGACCCCCTGGAAGGCACCATTGATGCCCCAATCGGGCGCCACCCCGGACATGACTGGCGGTTTGCCGTGATCGAGGACGGCCGTCCATCCGTGACCCACTATGAGGTCCTTGAAGCCTTCGGCAAGGCAACCCTGGTGGAAGTACACCTGGAGACCGGCCGGACACACCAGATCCGCGTCCATTTCTCGGCCTTGCGGCACCCCTGTGCCGGAGATCTCACCTACGGCGCCGATCCCCGTCTTGCCGCGACTCTCGGATTGACCCGGCAGTGGCTGCACGCCCGTCAACTCGGATTCACCCACCCCGCCACAGGTGAATGGGTGGAAGTGAGCAGCGAATATCCGGCGGACCTCCAGTACGCCCTGGATCTGCTCGCAACCGGTTCCGCATAGACGGATTTCACTGCCCGGGTCCGCTTCCTGTCGGACCCGGGACGGTAGACTGTCGTGGTGACTTCCAGCAATGATTCGTTCGTCCACCTGCACACCCATACCGAATACTCCATGCTGGATGGGGCGGCCCGCTTGGGGGAGCTGTTCGACGAAACGGAACGTCTGGGAATGCCGGCCCTGGCGACGACGGACCACGGGTACCTGTTCGGCGCTTTCGACTTCTGGCGCAAGGCCACGGACAAGGGCATCAAGCCGATCATCGGCGTGGAAGCGTATGTAACTCCCGGCACCGCCCGCGGCGACAAAGAGCGCGTTCGCTGGGGCGATGAGAGCCAGCGCAAGGACGATGTCTCCGGTGGTGGCTCCTATACCCACATGACACTCCTGAGCTACAACAACGCGGGCATGAGGAACCTGTTCCGGGCCTCGTCCATTGCTTCGCTCGATTCCGTATTTGGCAAGTGGCCCAGGCTGGACCGGGAGCTGCTCAATACGTACTCCGAAGGTTTGATTGCCACCACCGGCTGCCCGTCCGGCGAAGTGCAGACCAAGCTGCGGCTTGGCCTCTACCGTGAGGCTGTTGAAGCCGCCGCCGAGTTCCGTGACATCTTCGGGGCAGAGAACTACTTCTGTGAACTGATGGACCACGGGCTGGACATCGAGCGGCGTGTCACCGGCGATCTCCTGCGCCTGGCCAAGGAACTGAACCTCCCGCTCGTGGCCACCAACGACCTCCACTACACCCATGAGCACGATGCCAAAGCCCACGAGGCCCTGCTGGCGATCCAGTCCGGCTCTACCCTCCTGGAGCCCACGTACGACAACGGAGGCTCCCGCTTTGCCTTCTCCGGCAGCGGGTACTACCTGAAATCGCCGCAGGAAATGCGGGAACTGTTCCGCGACCACCCCGAAGCCTGCGACAACACCTTGCTCATCGCCGAGCGCTGCGAAGTCTCGTTCAACACCGGTGCCAACTACATGCCGCGCTTCCCCTGCCCACCAGGGGAGGACGAGACGTCGTGGCTGGTCAAGGAAGTGGACACCGGCCTGAAGTACCGGTATCCCCAGGGCATTCCGGACAAGGTTCGCAAGCAGGCTGACTACGAGCTTGGCGTCATCACGTCCATGGGCTTCCCCGGCTACTTCCTGGTGGTTGCCGACTTCATCAACTGGGCCAAGAACAACGGCATCCGTGTGGGTCCCGGCCGTGGTTCAGGTGCCGGCTCCATGGTGGCCTACGCCATGCGTATTACTGACCTCGATCCGCTGCAGCATGGCCTGATCTTTGAGCGCTTCCTCAACCCGGACCGCGTCTCCATGCCTGACTTCGACGTCGACTTCGATGATCGGCGCCGCTCCGAAGTGATTGACTACGTCACCAAGAAGTACGGCGACGAGCGTGTGGCGATGATCGTCACCTACGGCACCATCAAGACCAAGCAGGCGCTGAAGGACTCCTCCCGTGTGCTGGGCTACCCCTTCAGCATGGGCGAGACCCTGACCAAGGCACTTCCGCCTGCCGTCATGGCCAAGGACATTCCGCTGGCAGACATCCAGAATCCGGAGTCCAAGCGTTACAGCGAAGCAGGGGACTTCCGCCAGCTCATTGCCACCGATCCCGAGGCCGCCAAGGTCTTCGAGACCGCTTTGGGCATCGAGGGACTGAAACGCCAGTGGGGTGTCCACGCGGCCGGCGTCATCATGTCCTCGGACCCCATCATTGACGTCATTCCCATCATGCGCCGTTTCCAGGACGGCCAGGTCATCACCCAGTTCGACTACCCGACGTCCGAGGGCCTGGGCCTGATCAAGATGGACTTCCTGGGCCTGCGAAACCTGACGATCATTTCGGACGCCCTGGAAAACATCAAGATGAACCGTGGCGTCGACCTCGACCTGGAAAACCTGGAACTCGACGACGCCGCATCCTACGAACTTCTTGCCCGAGGTGACACCCTGGGTGTGTTCCAGCTTGATGGTGGCCCCATGCGGTCCCTGCTCAAGCTGATGAAGCCTGACAACTTCGAAGACATTTCCGCAGTCCTGGCGCTGTACCGTCCGGGCCCCATGGGCGCCAACGCCCACACGGATTACGCCTTGCGCAAGAACGGGATCCAAGAGGTCATTCCCATCCACCCGGAACTGGAAGAGCCCCTCAAGGAAATCCTCGGCGGTACGTTTGGCCTGATCGTGTACCAGGAGCAGGTCATGGCCGTAGCCCAGAAGCTGGCCGGCTACTCGCTGGGCCAAGCCGACATCCTCCGCCGTGCCATGGGCAAGAAGAAGAAATCCGAGCTGGACAAACAGTTTGCCGGCTTCTCCCAAGGCATGCAGGACAACGGCTACTCGATGGCCGCCGTCAAGACGCTGTGGGACATCCTGCTTCCGTTCTCCGATTACGCCTTCAACAAGGCCCACTCGGCAGCATATGGCGTGATCTCGTACTGGACCGCCTACTTGAAGGCGCACTACGCGCCTGAATACATGGCCGCACTGCTGACCTCGGTGGGCGATGACAAGGACAAATCGGCCATTTACCTCAATGAATGCCGGCGCATGGGTATTACGGTCCTCCCACCGGACGTCAACGAATCCTCGTTGAACTTCACCCCGGTGGGAACGGACATTCGTTTCGGCATGGGGGCCATTCGAAACGTCGGCGTCAACGTGGTGGATGCGATGGTCTCGACCCGCACCACGGAAGGCAACTACACCTCGTTCAAGGACTTCCTGCTGAAGGTTCCGGCCGTGGTGTGCAACAAGCGCACCATTGAATCACTGATCAAGGCCGGTGCCTTCGATTCCCTGGGGCATCATAGGCGTGCCTTGGCCATGATCCACGAAGAAGCCATTGATTCGGTGATCACCCTCAAACGCAACGAGGCAATTGGCCAGTTCGACCTCTTCGCAGGCTTTGAGGACCAGGAGCCGGAGGCTTCCCTCACTACGGAGATCCCCGATCTCCCGGAATGGGAGAAGAAGGACAAGCTGTCCTTCGAGCGGGACATGTTGGGACTCTACGTTTCAGACCATCCGCTGCAGGGCCTGGAGGGGGTCCTCAGCCAGCATGCGGAACAGTCGATTACTTCAATCATCGCCGAGGACGGACCGCACGACGGCGCGATCGTCACCATTGCGGGCATGATCACCTCATTGAGCCGCAGGATCGCCAAGGCCAGCGGAAACGCCTATGCCCGCGCCGAAATCGAGGACCTTGGTGCCTCCATGGAGGTCATGTTCTTTGGCCAGGTGTACGGGCCCATTGCCTCGGTCCTGGCAGAGGACTTGATTGTTGTGGTCAAGGGACGGTTGCAGCGCCGGGACGATGGCGCGGTCACCCTCAACTGCATGGAGCTCTCAGTGCCGGACTTGAGTGAAAGCGTCAACGGTCCGGTAGTGATCACCATTCCCACTTTCAAAGCTACGGAGGCCGTAGTGACTGACCTGCGGGACGTCCTCCGTACGCATCGAGGCAACTCGGAGGTCCGTTTGAAGCTGATGGGTGATACCAAGGTGGAGGTCATGGGCCTGCCGGTCCACATGCGGGTCAACCCCAGCCCATCCCTCTTTGGTGACCTGAAGGTCCTCCTGGGTCCGGCCTGCCTGGATAACTAGGAGCCTTGGAAGCCGGTGACGCTTCGTCCGGTCAGATCTCGTAGTCGAGGGGCTCCGGCCTGCTGTAGCCCCCGCTGTGGTAGAGCAGGGGAGTGCCGTCGCCGCCCACTTGGCCGTCGACGACCTCAACCACCACTACTGCGTTGTTCTCGAAGGAAAGCCGCATCTGGATCTTGCCCACCAGCCAGCCGCTGACATCCTTGAGGATGGGTACCTCGTGGGGTCCGGGTTCCCAGTGGTCGCCCTCGAACCGGTCACGCGTGCGGGCGAAACGGTTGGCGAGGGCCTGGTTCTCAAGTCCCAGCATGTGCACGCCGATGTATTCGGCGTTGGCCACGGCAGGCCACGAACTGGAGCTCCTGGCCATGTTGAAGGTGAACCTGGGCGGCTCGGCGGACAGCGACGCCACCGAGGTTGCGGTGAAGCCGAAGGGTTTGCCGTTCAGGTTGGCCGTGATGATGGCAACCCCGGCGGCGTGCCGGCGGAACATCTCCCGGAAAGTCTGGTCAAAGCCGGATGGTTCGCTTGTCACGTGGATGTGTCTCCTGGACTGGGGGCTGCGTCTCCCCTCAGCGTATTCCTCCGGTCCTGCCGGCACCTCATTTTGTTGAGCCTGCATGAACCTTTGTTAATGTGAGGGGTATGACCGAGCCAACCGTGCATGTCCCTGCTGCTGCCGAACCGGCGCCGGCCCCGCCGCGGCGCGTCCCGAAGGACGCCCTGTGGATCGTTCTTCCGGCCGGCGGCGGAATCCTTCTGGGGGCGCTCTGGTGGATTCTTGCTCCCGGTGGGCTGAACCTGGTCTCCGGCAATCCTGCACTTGCCGATGCCAACAATCCCGCGTCATGGCTTCCACGGGATCTGGTTCTGGCAGGACTCGCGCTCCTGGCCGGCTGCTTCACGGGCCTCATGCTGGACGGGAAGCTGCAGGGTCCCAGCGTGGGCCGCAGATTGACGCTTGCTCTCCTCGGCGGCGCCCTGGGTGGAATTGTGGCGTGGCTCGTTGGGTTGCTGTCCGCCCAGCTGTTTGGTCCGGCTCCGGATCCCGCACTTGGTCCCGGATATGGGTTCACCCTCCGTTCCTACGCCGTGCTGCTGTTGTGGCCGGCAGCAACGGCATTCATCACGTTCGTCCTGGCGCTGTTCGGGGTTCTTTCCAAGAAGCCCGTAAAATAACCGGGTGACCACTTCTTCGGATACCTCCGCCCGCCCCGCCGCTTCCCTCGATTTCCGAAGCATCGATCTCCGGGGCCGCCGCCTCTCTTTGGCTGAACTGCGTGCCGCCGTTCCCAGGGCCCGTCATCAGACTATGGCCGACGCCGAGCAGAAGGTCCAGGACATCATTGCAGCCGTCCGCAGCCGCGGCTTTGCTGCCCTCACGGAGCTGGCGCAGAAATTCGACGGCGTAGAACAGTCGCACCCGCGTGTTCCGGCTGAAGCGCTGGCCCAGGCACTGGCCGAGCTGGACCCTGCAGTCCGGGCGGCACTGGAAGAGTCCATCAGCCGTGCCCGGCAGTTTGCAGAGCAGCAGCGCCCGGCCAATGTCGATGTTGCCTTGGCCGATGGTGCCGTGGTCAGCCAGAATTGGATTCCGGTGGGCCGCGTCGGGCTCTATGTGCCCGGGGGCCTGGCTCCCTTGGCTTCCTCCGTGATCATGAACGTGGTGCCCGCAGTAGCGGCAGGCGTCGAATCCATCGCGTTGGCTTCTCCTCCGCAGAAGGACTTTGGCGGCCTGCCCCACCCCACCATCCTTGCCGCTGCGCAGCTGCTGGGAATTGACGAGGTTTACGCCATCGGTGGAGCACAGGCGATCGTTTCCTTCGCCTACGGCATTCCGGGTTCCGCTGATGAGCTGCCCATCGAACCCGTGGATGTTGTAACCGGCCCGGGAAACATCTTTGTTGCCACAGCCAAGAGGCTCGTCAAGGGAGTGGTGGGCATCGATTCGGAGGCCGGAACTACCGAGATTGCCATCCTGGCGGATTCCAGCGCGCAGGCCCCCCTCGTCGCGGCCGACCTCATCAGCCAGGCAGAACACGATCCCAAGGCAGCTTCAGTCCTGGTGACGGACTCAGCAGAGCTGGCCGACGCCGTCGTGCGTGAATTGACGGCACAGGCCGCAGCCACCAAGCACAGTGCGCGCGTTCTCGAAGCGTTGTCGGGACCCCAGTCAGGGGTGGTGCTGGTTGATGATCTCGACCAAGGCATCGCAGTGTGCAACGCCTATGCCGCTGAACACCTGGAAATCATGACGGCGGATGCTGCGGCTGTTGCGTCGCGGATCCGCAATGCCGGCGCCATCTTTGTGGGGGACTACAGCCCGGTAAGCCTCGGAGACTACTGCGCAGGATCCAACCACGTCCTGCCAACCAGCGGGACGGCGGCTTTCTCTTCGGGCCTGAATGTCACTACTTTCCTCCGCGCCGTGCAGGTCATCAACTACGACCGCACGGCATTGGAGCAGGTCAGCGGACACATCGTCAGTTTGTCCCGTGCTGAGGACCTTCCCGGCCACGGGGACGCCGTACGTATCCGCTTCGCCTAAGCGCTCAACCACTACATATACGGGTGCCTACCGCTACATATAGTAGTTACACGCTTGTCATTAGGGTGTGAACGACCGTAAACTGGTGCCGGAAGTGAAACTTCCGGCACCTTTTGCGTTCCCGCGACCCGCAGGGCGATATTCCATGCCGGAACTGTCAGGGGAGGCCCAGCGTGTATTGTCCGTTCTGCCGGAATCCCGACTCCCGCGTCGTTGACAGCCGCATGGCCGACGACGGCTCTTCCATCCGTCGACGCCGTCAATGCCCCGAGTGCGGACGCCGCTTCACCACTGTGGAGACCACCAGCCTGTCCGTCATTAAACGCTCCGGGGTCGGCGAGCCGTTCAGCCGGATCAAGGTCATCAGTGGTGTCCGCAAGGCATGCCAGGGACGTCCCGTCACCGAGGACGACCTCGCCATGCTGGCGCAGGAAGTCGAAGAGAACATACGTTCGTCCGGGGCGGCCGAAATTGACGCGCACGAGGTTGGCCTTGCCATTCTCGGCCCGCTTAGGAAGCTGGATGAAGTGGCCTACCTGCGCTTCGCCAGTGTCTACCAGGCGTTTGAGTCCTTGGAAGATTTCGAATCCGCCATCTCGCTGCTTCGGCACGAACATGCAGAACACGCCAAAGCCGGCGCCAAGGAATCAACAACGGGCTCGGAAAAGAGCCAACTCTAGCTCCGGTGGCGGTGTGGAGGGGAAGCCGCACCCGCCACCGGCACACTGGTGGTCAGCGTCCTCCTGAGACGGGGAGCACCGCGCCGGTGATGTAGCCGGCTTCGGCGGACATCAGCCACAGAACGGCCGCCGCCACCTCTTCGGGCTCGGCCCCACGCCCCATGGGGATGGTGGGGTTCAGTCTTTCCACCCGGTCCGGCATGCCGGCGGCAGCATGCAATCCGGTGTTGGTGCTTCCGGGAGCCACGGCATTGACCCGAATGCCCTGCTGGGCCACCTCGGCCGCCAAACCAACGGTGAGGACATCCACGGCGCCCTTGGTGGCAGCGTAGTGGACCCAGGTTCCGGAGGAGCCGGCTTTGGTGGCAGTAGAGGAAATATTGACGATTGACCCGCCGCTGCCGCCGTGGTCCGTGGAGAGTCGCCGCACCGCTTCCTGGCACATGTGGATCATTCCTGACACGTTGACGTCCACCACCCGTTGAACGGTTTCTGCCGGTACCTCCACCAAGGCGCCGATCAGGTTGCCGGTAATGGCCGCGTTGTTGATGACCGCAGTCACTTGACCCAGGCCTGCAGCCTGGTCGAATAAGCGCACGACGTCGGCAGGCCGGCTGACGTCCGCCTGGACGGCCAGTGCCTGGCCACCCAGGTCGATGATGTCATTGGCAACGGTTTCAGCGCCGGTCCTGTCTTCGGAGTAGTTGACAACTACTGCGTATCCGGCCCGCGCCGCAGCGTGGGCTACGGCTGCACCGATGCCCCTGCTTGCTCCCGTAACAACTGCCGTCCCGGGTTTCGGAACCGGGCCCCCTACCATCCGGGGCCTACTTGGCGAGCTTGTGGTGCAAGGCGACCTCAAGCGCCGCTCCGACAATACCGGCGTCGTTCTTCAACTTTGCGGTGACGATCTTGGTGCGCAGGTCAAGGTGCGGGAAGTACTCGTCGGACCGCTTGGAAATGCCGCCACCGACAATGAAGAGTTCGGGAGAGAACAGGAACTCAACATGCTGGAGGTAGCGGTTGAGCAGGACGCCGTACTCGTCCCAGCTCAGGCCGTCGCGT from Arthrobacter sp. StoSoilB20 includes these protein-coding regions:
- a CDS encoding RluA family pseudouridine synthase; protein product: MSSSVEVPDDLAGVRADAGLAKLLDISRSAAALLIAEGNVTLAGVPLGKSAKLAAGSVLDVTVPDRRDPLEVVEEVVEGLKILLDDEEFVVIDKPVGVAAHPSPGWVGPTVVGGLAGAGYRISTSGAPERAGIVHRLDVGTSGVMVVAKTEHAYTVLKRAFKERTVEKVYHAVVQGLPDPLEGTIDAPIGRHPGHDWRFAVIEDGRPSVTHYEVLEAFGKATLVEVHLETGRTHQIRVHFSALRHPCAGDLTYGADPRLAATLGLTRQWLHARQLGFTHPATGEWVEVSSEYPADLQYALDLLATGSA
- the dnaE gene encoding DNA polymerase III subunit alpha → MTSSNDSFVHLHTHTEYSMLDGAARLGELFDETERLGMPALATTDHGYLFGAFDFWRKATDKGIKPIIGVEAYVTPGTARGDKERVRWGDESQRKDDVSGGGSYTHMTLLSYNNAGMRNLFRASSIASLDSVFGKWPRLDRELLNTYSEGLIATTGCPSGEVQTKLRLGLYREAVEAAAEFRDIFGAENYFCELMDHGLDIERRVTGDLLRLAKELNLPLVATNDLHYTHEHDAKAHEALLAIQSGSTLLEPTYDNGGSRFAFSGSGYYLKSPQEMRELFRDHPEACDNTLLIAERCEVSFNTGANYMPRFPCPPGEDETSWLVKEVDTGLKYRYPQGIPDKVRKQADYELGVITSMGFPGYFLVVADFINWAKNNGIRVGPGRGSGAGSMVAYAMRITDLDPLQHGLIFERFLNPDRVSMPDFDVDFDDRRRSEVIDYVTKKYGDERVAMIVTYGTIKTKQALKDSSRVLGYPFSMGETLTKALPPAVMAKDIPLADIQNPESKRYSEAGDFRQLIATDPEAAKVFETALGIEGLKRQWGVHAAGVIMSSDPIIDVIPIMRRFQDGQVITQFDYPTSEGLGLIKMDFLGLRNLTIISDALENIKMNRGVDLDLENLELDDAASYELLARGDTLGVFQLDGGPMRSLLKLMKPDNFEDISAVLALYRPGPMGANAHTDYALRKNGIQEVIPIHPELEEPLKEILGGTFGLIVYQEQVMAVAQKLAGYSLGQADILRRAMGKKKKSELDKQFAGFSQGMQDNGYSMAAVKTLWDILLPFSDYAFNKAHSAAYGVISYWTAYLKAHYAPEYMAALLTSVGDDKDKSAIYLNECRRMGITVLPPDVNESSLNFTPVGTDIRFGMGAIRNVGVNVVDAMVSTRTTEGNYTSFKDFLLKVPAVVCNKRTIESLIKAGAFDSLGHHRRALAMIHEEAIDSVITLKRNEAIGQFDLFAGFEDQEPEASLTTEIPDLPEWEKKDKLSFERDMLGLYVSDHPLQGLEGVLSQHAEQSITSIIAEDGPHDGAIVTIAGMITSLSRRIAKASGNAYARAEIEDLGASMEVMFFGQVYGPIASVLAEDLIVVVKGRLQRRDDGAVTLNCMELSVPDLSESVNGPVVITIPTFKATEAVVTDLRDVLRTHRGNSEVRLKLMGDTKVEVMGLPVHMRVNPSPSLFGDLKVLLGPACLDN
- a CDS encoding flavin reductase family protein; this encodes MTSEPSGFDQTFREMFRRHAAGVAIITANLNGKPFGFTATSVASLSAEPPRFTFNMARSSSSWPAVANAEYIGVHMLGLENQALANRFARTRDRFEGDHWEPGPHEVPILKDVSGWLVGKIQMRLSFENNAVVVVEVVDGQVGGDGTPLLYHSGGYSRPEPLDYEI
- the hisD gene encoding histidinol dehydrogenase, which codes for MTTSSDTSARPAASLDFRSIDLRGRRLSLAELRAAVPRARHQTMADAEQKVQDIIAAVRSRGFAALTELAQKFDGVEQSHPRVPAEALAQALAELDPAVRAALEESISRARQFAEQQRPANVDVALADGAVVSQNWIPVGRVGLYVPGGLAPLASSVIMNVVPAVAAGVESIALASPPQKDFGGLPHPTILAAAQLLGIDEVYAIGGAQAIVSFAYGIPGSADELPIEPVDVVTGPGNIFVATAKRLVKGVVGIDSEAGTTEIAILADSSAQAPLVAADLISQAEHDPKAASVLVTDSAELADAVVRELTAQAAATKHSARVLEALSGPQSGVVLVDDLDQGIAVCNAYAAEHLEIMTADAAAVASRIRNAGAIFVGDYSPVSLGDYCAGSNHVLPTSGTAAFSSGLNVTTFLRAVQVINYDRTALEQVSGHIVSLSRAEDLPGHGDAVRIRFA
- the nrdR gene encoding transcriptional regulator NrdR, yielding MYCPFCRNPDSRVVDSRMADDGSSIRRRRQCPECGRRFTTVETTSLSVIKRSGVGEPFSRIKVISGVRKACQGRPVTEDDLAMLAQEVEENIRSSGAAEIDAHEVGLAILGPLRKLDEVAYLRFASVYQAFESLEDFESAISLLRHEHAEHAKAGAKESTTGSEKSQL
- a CDS encoding SDR family oxidoreductase → MVGGPVPKPGTAVVTGASRGIGAAVAHAAARAGYAVVVNYSEDRTGAETVANDIIDLGGQALAVQADVSRPADVVRLFDQAAGLGQVTAVINNAAITGNLIGALVEVPAETVQRVVDVNVSGMIHMCQEAVRRLSTDHGGSGGSIVNISSTATKAGSSGTWVHYAATKGAVDVLTVGLAAEVAQQGIRVNAVAPGSTNTGLHAAAGMPDRVERLNPTIPMGRGAEPEEVAAAVLWLMSAEAGYITGAVLPVSGGR